One region of Myxococcus fulvus genomic DNA includes:
- a CDS encoding APC family permease, which produces MTEPTRASSTRRRDGWSWTDLLLGRPLTSAQASHEQVGVLAGVALLGLDALSSAAYGPEAALTVLRPLGGGGVGVLLPITLSIVGLLVVVATSYRQTIAAYPRGGGAYTVARENLGRPVGLLAASALLLDYLLNVAVGISAGVGAITSAFPALRPHTLGLALGLLGLLTLVNLRGAREAGALFLLPTALFIGSLVALLAMGTFRAVAAGGAPVPVVAPPALPPVSSGLGVWLILRAFASGCTAMTGVEAVSNAVPVFRAPSVRRARVTLSLIILVLVVLLVGVAVLCRLYGVGATVPEGPGYQSVLSQLLAAVTGRGVFYYVAMTSILGVLALSANTSFAGFPRVCWLLAMDRYLPVAFVHRGRRLAYSRGILLLAVLAGALIVASGAVTDRLIPLFAIGALLAFTLSQAGMVVYWTRHPSEGWRWRRALNGLGATLTGVALAIVCVAKFTHGGWAAVVLIPLGVLLFSRVHAAYLRMRRQTGLSRPLRLDTRESLVAVVPVSRWSHASETALRFALGLCQDVRAVHVCTDDDDVVPGTLSREWARFVEEPAVRARLHAPRLEELPSPYRGLVQPLLDYVDTLLAEDDHRTVAVVLPELLERQWYRAVMYGRRAELLRSTLLLSGARRVVVISVPWYLRSDLETRGHAPLEPGAPSAPH; this is translated from the coding sequence ATGACGGAGCCGACGCGGGCGAGCAGCACCCGGAGGCGGGACGGGTGGAGCTGGACGGACCTGTTGCTCGGCCGTCCGCTCACCAGCGCCCAGGCCTCCCACGAGCAGGTGGGCGTGCTCGCCGGCGTGGCGCTGCTCGGGTTGGACGCGCTGTCCTCCGCGGCCTACGGCCCCGAGGCCGCGCTCACCGTGCTGCGTCCCCTGGGCGGTGGGGGCGTGGGGGTGCTGCTGCCCATCACCCTGAGCATTGTCGGGCTGCTGGTGGTGGTGGCCACCTCCTATCGGCAGACCATCGCCGCCTATCCGCGCGGCGGCGGGGCCTACACCGTGGCGCGCGAGAACCTGGGGCGGCCCGTGGGACTGCTCGCCGCCTCCGCGCTGCTGCTGGACTACCTGCTCAACGTGGCGGTGGGCATCTCCGCGGGCGTGGGGGCCATCACCTCCGCGTTCCCCGCGCTCCGCCCGCACACGCTCGGCCTCGCGCTGGGGCTGCTCGGCCTGCTCACCCTGGTCAACCTGCGCGGCGCCCGCGAGGCCGGCGCCCTGTTCCTGCTGCCCACCGCGCTGTTCATCGGCTCACTCGTCGCGCTGCTGGCGATGGGGACCTTCCGCGCGGTGGCCGCCGGGGGCGCGCCCGTGCCCGTGGTGGCGCCGCCCGCGCTGCCGCCGGTCTCCTCGGGGCTGGGCGTGTGGCTCATCCTCAGGGCCTTCGCCAGCGGCTGCACGGCCATGACGGGCGTGGAGGCGGTGAGCAACGCGGTGCCGGTGTTCCGCGCGCCCTCGGTCCGCCGCGCTCGCGTCACGCTCTCGCTCATCATCCTGGTGCTCGTGGTGCTGCTGGTGGGCGTGGCCGTGCTGTGCCGGCTCTATGGCGTGGGGGCGACGGTGCCGGAGGGCCCCGGCTACCAGAGCGTGCTGTCCCAGCTGCTCGCGGCGGTGACGGGGCGGGGCGTCTTCTATTACGTGGCCATGACGTCCATCCTCGGCGTGCTCGCGCTGTCGGCCAACACCAGCTTCGCGGGCTTCCCGCGCGTGTGCTGGCTGCTGGCGATGGACCGCTACCTGCCGGTGGCCTTCGTGCACCGCGGCAGGCGGCTGGCCTACTCGCGGGGCATCCTGCTGTTGGCGGTGCTCGCGGGCGCGCTCATCGTCGCCTCGGGCGCCGTCACGGACCGGCTCATCCCGCTGTTCGCCATCGGCGCGCTCCTGGCCTTCACGCTCTCCCAGGCGGGGATGGTGGTGTACTGGACGCGCCACCCGTCGGAGGGCTGGCGGTGGCGCCGCGCCCTCAATGGCCTGGGCGCGACGCTGACGGGCGTGGCGCTCGCCATCGTCTGCGTCGCCAAGTTCACGCATGGCGGCTGGGCCGCCGTCGTGCTCATCCCCCTGGGCGTGCTCCTGTTCAGTCGCGTCCACGCGGCCTACCTGCGCATGCGCCGGCAGACGGGCCTGTCTCGCCCGCTGCGCCTGGACACCCGAGAGAGCCTGGTGGCGGTGGTGCCGGTGAGCCGCTGGTCCCACGCCTCGGAGACGGCGCTGCGCTTCGCGTTGGGGCTGTGCCAGGACGTCCGCGCGGTGCACGTGTGCACCGACGACGACGATGTCGTGCCCGGGACGCTCTCGCGCGAGTGGGCCCGCTTCGTCGAGGAGCCCGCGGTGCGGGCCCGGCTGCACGCGCCCCGGCTGGAGGAGCTGCCCTCGCCGTACCGGGGGCTGGTGCAGCCGCTGCTGGACTACGTGGACACGCTCCTGGCCGAGGATGACCACCGCACCGTGGCCGTCGTCCTGCCGGAGTTGCTCGAGCGTCAGTGGTATCGCGCCGTCATGTATGGCCGCCGCGCGGAGCTGTTGCGCAGCACGCTGCTGTTGTCCGGCGCCCGGCGCGTCGTCGTCATCAGCGTGCCGTGGTACCTGCGCTCGGACCTGGAGACCCGGGGCCATGCCCCGCTGGAGCCCGGCGCGCCGAGTGCTCCCCACTGA
- a CDS encoding DUF6923 family protein, protein MNGVKQVSVSTYPTTLNFTFSATNIHPTLESILLTAVDPLLTQCTLTPAPPLTVQVGGSVTYQCAFPLASYEACLALGVLDTNPSTPNEDVTFTNVFGITWDSGSAQDGVNVRCGQERILSCDDTIYVSTASSSSGGLPVGPSRLYVFDPATSTLALQGEASVPYNALAFNHVDGFLYAIASDSVTPPTFIRVDANGSATAVAPLVSGAANTAAWAAGAVLEDGTFLGFEITSNHLVRVNTSTGATLTDVVVGTPQTFRVADFAVNPVNGLLYGFNSATQRVTVVNPVLGTFTDFLLPTLINGNPSVGNSMVSAFFTTAGDLYFYGTTNRDNVLANTFYSANLVTGALTTITTGPATQFADGATCAFNVDPGEPPRVNKVTRDHGFFGASEDALAECLAQGPISLGQLGKVTTMEGALGVLWANPGIAQDGAIRSELESLKARAARELLTATCNERYFGTPAPQMAGLEAWVTPHPMVLQKALGELEKHNRSGVRRAVPLSKKAWKLDPLKGQERAVEPRY, encoded by the coding sequence GTGAATGGCGTGAAGCAGGTGTCCGTCAGCACCTATCCCACGACGCTGAACTTCACGTTCAGCGCCACCAACATCCACCCCACGCTGGAGTCCATCCTGCTCACGGCGGTGGACCCCTTGCTGACCCAGTGCACGCTGACCCCGGCGCCGCCGTTGACGGTGCAAGTGGGAGGCAGCGTCACGTACCAGTGTGCGTTCCCCCTGGCGAGCTACGAGGCCTGCCTCGCGCTGGGCGTGCTCGACACGAATCCCTCGACGCCCAACGAGGACGTGACGTTCACCAACGTCTTCGGCATCACCTGGGACAGCGGCTCGGCGCAGGACGGGGTCAACGTGCGGTGCGGCCAGGAGCGCATCCTGTCATGTGACGACACCATCTATGTGTCCACGGCGTCCTCCTCGAGCGGCGGACTGCCGGTGGGGCCGTCACGCCTCTACGTGTTCGACCCGGCGACGTCCACCCTGGCGCTGCAGGGCGAGGCGTCGGTGCCCTACAACGCCCTTGCCTTCAATCACGTCGATGGCTTCCTGTATGCCATCGCGTCCGACAGCGTGACGCCGCCGACCTTCATCCGGGTGGATGCCAATGGCTCGGCGACGGCCGTGGCTCCGCTGGTGTCGGGCGCCGCGAACACGGCGGCCTGGGCCGCGGGCGCCGTCCTGGAGGACGGCACGTTCCTGGGCTTCGAAATCACCTCCAACCACCTGGTCCGCGTCAACACCAGCACGGGCGCGACGTTGACGGATGTCGTCGTGGGCACGCCCCAGACGTTCCGCGTGGCGGACTTCGCGGTGAACCCGGTCAATGGGCTGTTGTATGGCTTCAACAGCGCCACCCAGCGCGTCACCGTCGTCAACCCGGTGCTGGGCACGTTCACCGACTTCCTCCTGCCCACGCTCATCAATGGCAACCCCTCGGTGGGCAACTCCATGGTGTCCGCGTTCTTCACCACGGCGGGGGATTTGTATTTCTACGGAACCACGAACCGGGACAACGTGCTGGCCAATACCTTCTACTCGGCGAACCTGGTCACCGGTGCGCTGACCACCATCACCACGGGTCCGGCGACGCAGTTCGCGGATGGCGCGACGTGTGCCTTCAACGTGGACCCGGGCGAGCCACCGAGGGTGAACAAGGTGACGCGGGACCACGGCTTCTTCGGCGCCTCCGAGGACGCGCTGGCGGAGTGTCTGGCCCAGGGGCCCATCTCCCTGGGGCAGCTGGGCAAGGTGACCACGATGGAGGGCGCGCTGGGCGTGCTGTGGGCCAACCCGGGAATCGCGCAGGACGGCGCCATCCGCTCGGAGCTGGAGTCGCTCAAGGCCCGCGCGGCGCGTGAGCTGCTCACCGCCACGTGCAACGAGCGCTACTTCGGCACGCCCGCGCCCCAGATGGCCGGGCTGGAGGCGTGGGTGACGCCGCATCCGATGGTGCTCCAGAAGGCGCTGGGGGAGCTGGAGAAGCACAACCGCTCCGGCGTGCGTCGGGCGGTTCCGTTGAGCAAGAAGGCCTGGAAGCTGGATCCGCTGAAGGGACAGGAGCGGGCAGTGGAGCCGCGGTACTGA
- a CDS encoding serine/threonine-protein kinase — protein sequence MSRSSARVGTLLGQRYQLRQRIGVGAMGIVYEAAPVDAEDVVAIKVLQQHLMDDDAVLARFRREAHATARLSHPHLVQVKDFQCNEDEPPFMVMELLRGQTLRLMLKEQGPLPVARAATLALQTLSALDTAHQAGVIHRDIKPDNLFIVTGDQVKVLDFGVARLLHEDDARSVGAEAGAWVGTPSFMPPEQVRCLPVDARGDVYALGACLFQMVTGRQPIDVADTVALFSAIIERVPPLASELRPDVPEDFARLIARALNKDPAERFATAQEMADALRPWAQVEKAPTLRLVERPPEPEPVAPGLDDDDDEVTQLEAAPMDAQVRAEPEPKPAPVPPTVGRRASWKDHLLVVGATLVGIVVGVALGL from the coding sequence ATGAGTCGCTCGTCAGCTCGCGTTGGAACTTTGCTGGGTCAGAGGTATCAGCTGCGTCAGCGAATCGGCGTGGGGGCCATGGGCATCGTCTACGAGGCGGCGCCGGTGGACGCGGAGGACGTGGTCGCCATCAAGGTGCTCCAGCAGCACCTGATGGACGATGACGCGGTGCTGGCGCGCTTCCGGCGGGAGGCGCACGCCACGGCGCGGCTGAGCCACCCTCACCTGGTCCAGGTGAAGGACTTCCAGTGCAACGAGGACGAGCCGCCCTTCATGGTGATGGAGCTGCTCCGGGGCCAGACGCTGCGGCTGATGCTCAAGGAGCAGGGCCCGCTGCCCGTGGCCAGGGCGGCGACGCTGGCGCTCCAGACGCTGTCCGCGCTCGACACCGCGCACCAGGCCGGCGTCATCCACCGGGACATCAAGCCGGACAACCTCTTCATCGTCACCGGCGACCAGGTGAAGGTGCTGGACTTCGGCGTGGCCCGGCTCCTCCATGAGGATGACGCCCGCTCGGTGGGCGCCGAGGCCGGAGCGTGGGTGGGCACGCCCTCCTTCATGCCCCCCGAGCAGGTTCGCTGCCTGCCGGTGGACGCGCGCGGGGATGTCTATGCGCTGGGCGCCTGCTTGTTCCAGATGGTGACGGGCAGGCAGCCCATCGACGTGGCCGACACCGTGGCCCTCTTCTCCGCCATCATCGAGCGGGTGCCGCCCCTGGCTTCGGAGCTGCGTCCCGACGTGCCCGAGGACTTCGCCCGGCTCATCGCCCGCGCCTTGAACAAGGACCCCGCTGAGCGCTTCGCGACGGCGCAGGAGATGGCGGACGCGCTGCGGCCCTGGGCGCAGGTGGAGAAGGCCCCCACCCTGCGGCTCGTGGAGCGCCCTCCCGAGCCGGAGCCGGTGGCCCCGGGCCTCGACGACGACGACGACGAGGTCACCCAGTTGGAAGCGGCGCCCATGGACGCACAGGTCCGCGCCGAGCCCGAGCCGAAGCCGGCGCCTGTTCCTCCGACGGTCGGTCGCCGCGCGAGCTGGAAGGACCACCTCCTGGTGGTCGGCGCGACGCTGGTGGGAATCGTGGTGGGCGTGGCGCTCGGGCTGTAG
- a CDS encoding endonuclease, with the protein MARNEFEPSRSGLAGLSPSLLTKLGAVFVPVKPTVSNAAAEGLKASAAQAAPLVHTTSPNAAIKDNATVTSTLDVADDAKVESLKLDLDIAHTYRGDLSVKLTAPSGKSAVVSSRQGGSADDLKGSFDLTAFAGESTKGTWTLEVQDQAKGDTGTLKQWGLNIVPETKAPEPDPEPSDDPFDGLRDDALLRAVRESSSDKKVVSYNEARRLIFTSLDVNAAGNVECVYTGLETQGGKIPNNAVMNVEHTWPQSKGATGAAKSDLHHLFPTDSKANSRRSSFPFGEVVNVKWSHNGAKLGTDAKGNTVFEPPDSHKGNVARAMFYFSSTYNKPIPSDEEAALKAWNKLDAVDAAEIERNRRVANIQGNTNAFVDNAQLADRIKDF; encoded by the coding sequence GTGGCTCGCAACGAGTTCGAGCCCTCGCGCTCCGGACTCGCGGGCCTGTCGCCCTCCCTGCTGACGAAGCTCGGCGCCGTCTTCGTGCCGGTGAAGCCCACCGTGTCGAACGCCGCCGCCGAGGGCCTCAAGGCCTCCGCCGCCCAGGCCGCCCCGCTGGTCCACACCACCAGCCCCAACGCGGCCATCAAGGACAACGCCACCGTCACCAGCACCCTGGACGTGGCGGACGACGCCAAGGTGGAGTCGCTCAAGCTGGACCTGGACATCGCCCACACGTACCGCGGCGACCTGTCGGTGAAGCTGACGGCCCCCTCCGGCAAGAGCGCGGTGGTGTCCAGCCGCCAGGGTGGCTCCGCCGACGACCTCAAGGGCAGCTTCGACCTGACCGCCTTCGCCGGAGAGTCCACGAAGGGCACCTGGACGCTGGAGGTGCAGGACCAGGCCAAGGGCGACACGGGCACGCTGAAGCAGTGGGGGCTGAACATCGTCCCGGAGACCAAGGCGCCCGAGCCGGATCCCGAGCCGTCGGATGACCCGTTCGACGGGCTGCGTGACGACGCGCTCCTGCGCGCGGTGCGCGAGTCGTCCTCCGACAAGAAGGTCGTCAGCTACAACGAGGCGCGCCGGCTCATCTTCACCAGCCTGGACGTGAACGCCGCGGGCAACGTGGAGTGCGTCTACACGGGCCTGGAGACCCAGGGCGGCAAGATTCCGAACAACGCGGTGATGAACGTGGAGCACACCTGGCCGCAGTCCAAGGGCGCCACCGGCGCGGCCAAGAGCGACCTGCACCACCTGTTCCCCACCGACAGCAAGGCCAACTCCCGCCGCAGCAGCTTCCCGTTCGGCGAGGTGGTCAACGTCAAGTGGAGCCACAACGGCGCCAAGCTGGGCACGGACGCCAAGGGCAACACCGTCTTCGAGCCGCCCGACTCCCACAAGGGCAACGTGGCGCGCGCGATGTTCTACTTCTCCTCCACGTACAACAAGCCCATCCCCAGCGACGAGGAAGCGGCCCTCAAGGCGTGGAACAAGCTGGACGCCGTGGACGCCGCGGAGATCGAGCGCAACCGCCGCGTGGCCAACATCCAGGGCAACACCAACGCCTTCGTCGACAACGCGCAGCTGGCGGACCGCATCAAGGACTTCTAG
- a CDS encoding DUF4833 domain-containing protein has protein sequence MHRNVWLRIVVTAALALIPSLAFAEPSPQEPSAFFLTRSENRNQVHYAVRLDEACHPVGNKPVRVYWRMLERGESEVEDLLGVEQPAYGLEDTQQVALTPDGGRVRIRLRAFADRPIDLTTTQVQGGGCAVQAWTKFGAGPAQLLHIYVKTSWPFSVDFVRLDGVSADGRTQTELLRN, from the coding sequence GTGCACCGCAACGTCTGGCTCAGGATTGTCGTCACCGCCGCGCTGGCGCTCATCCCCTCGCTGGCCTTCGCGGAGCCGTCGCCCCAGGAGCCGTCCGCCTTCTTCCTCACCCGGAGCGAGAACCGCAACCAGGTCCACTACGCCGTGCGGCTCGACGAGGCCTGCCATCCGGTGGGCAACAAGCCCGTGCGCGTGTACTGGCGCATGCTGGAGCGCGGCGAGTCGGAGGTGGAGGACCTGCTCGGCGTCGAGCAGCCCGCGTACGGCCTGGAGGACACGCAGCAGGTGGCGCTGACGCCCGACGGGGGCCGCGTCCGCATCCGCCTGCGGGCCTTCGCTGATCGCCCCATCGACCTCACCACCACCCAGGTCCAGGGCGGCGGGTGCGCCGTGCAGGCCTGGACGAAGTTCGGCGCCGGCCCCGCCCAGCTGCTCCACATCTACGTGAAGACCTCCTGGCCCTTCTCCGTCGACTTCGTCCGGCTGGATGGCGTCAGCGCCGACGGCCGGACGCAGACCGAGCTCCTCCGGAACTGA
- a CDS encoding thioester reductase domain-containing protein — protein MTTTSIASHAEDPIVSGVSTLWTELLGVETASPGDDFARLGGTSLMRGRLALRLRERFGVGLSAYALHEAHTLGDFIEAVRRALSGAQGEGRAVAGPQAWREDASLPEDIVPAPGSPVTKGKALEEMRYIFLTGATGFLGAFVLRDLLRTTRAQVVCLVRAKEPAAGLSRIRQALEKYGLWEDRFAARIEPVLGDLGAPHLGMSALQRQSLVKRAEALFHVGAHVNYMHPYEAHKATNVDGTTEVLRLAALGPTPVHYVSTIAVFGPTGYFNDIQVLREDEGLDRHLDGLRYDLGYTASKWVAEKRVWEAKARGLAVNVYRPGFVMGHSKTGVGNPDDFMGRFILGCIQIGCCPILPRQGKEMVTVDFVSAAILGIASQEGAVGKAYHLVPPTAGDNTDMDGLYALLADCGQPLSHVPYEEWVDRLMLDPRAAENPLCALVPMLYEKVYGGSATRWELHEGQPIYDAQNTREAIAKLGLTFRPVDRSLMSLYLEDWRAKGLLPTR, from the coding sequence ATGACCACGACATCCATCGCATCACACGCCGAGGACCCGATCGTCTCGGGCGTGAGCACCCTCTGGACCGAGCTGCTTGGCGTGGAGACGGCCTCCCCTGGTGATGACTTCGCGCGGCTGGGTGGCACGTCCCTGATGAGGGGACGACTGGCGTTGCGGCTGCGCGAGCGGTTCGGCGTCGGTCTCTCCGCGTACGCCCTCCACGAGGCGCACACCCTCGGAGACTTCATCGAGGCGGTTCGGCGAGCCCTCTCGGGGGCCCAGGGTGAAGGCCGCGCCGTCGCGGGCCCCCAGGCCTGGCGCGAGGACGCGAGCCTGCCCGAGGACATCGTCCCCGCTCCAGGCAGCCCCGTGACGAAGGGCAAGGCGCTGGAGGAGATGCGCTACATCTTCCTCACCGGCGCCACGGGCTTCCTCGGGGCCTTCGTCCTGCGCGACCTGCTTCGGACCACGCGGGCGCAGGTGGTCTGCCTCGTTCGAGCCAAGGAGCCGGCGGCGGGGCTCTCTCGCATCCGCCAAGCCCTGGAGAAATACGGCCTGTGGGAGGACCGCTTCGCCGCGCGCATCGAGCCGGTGCTCGGAGACCTGGGGGCTCCGCACCTGGGCATGAGCGCCTTGCAACGACAGTCACTCGTCAAGCGAGCCGAGGCCCTCTTCCATGTGGGCGCGCACGTGAACTACATGCACCCCTACGAGGCGCACAAGGCCACCAACGTCGATGGCACCACGGAGGTGTTGCGGCTGGCCGCGCTGGGGCCCACGCCCGTGCACTACGTGTCCACCATCGCCGTGTTCGGCCCTACCGGCTACTTCAACGACATCCAGGTCCTGCGCGAGGACGAGGGCCTGGACAGACACCTCGACGGCCTGCGCTACGATCTGGGGTACACCGCCAGCAAGTGGGTGGCGGAGAAGCGGGTGTGGGAAGCCAAGGCGCGAGGCCTCGCGGTGAACGTCTACCGCCCCGGCTTCGTCATGGGCCATTCGAAGACAGGCGTCGGGAACCCGGACGACTTCATGGGGCGCTTCATCCTCGGCTGCATCCAGATTGGCTGCTGTCCCATCCTCCCTCGTCAGGGCAAGGAGATGGTCACCGTGGACTTCGTCAGCGCCGCCATCCTGGGCATCGCCTCGCAGGAGGGCGCGGTCGGAAAGGCCTATCACCTGGTTCCTCCCACGGCGGGTGACAACACGGACATGGACGGCCTCTACGCCCTGCTCGCCGACTGCGGACAACCGCTCAGCCACGTCCCCTATGAGGAATGGGTGGACCGCCTCATGCTGGACCCGCGCGCGGCTGAGAACCCCCTCTGCGCCCTGGTCCCCATGCTCTACGAGAAGGTGTACGGCGGCAGCGCGACGCGCTGGGAGCTGCACGAAGGGCAGCCCATCTACGACGCCCAGAACACGCGAGAGGCCATCGCGAAGCTCGGCCTCACCTTCCGTCCCGTGGACCGGTCGCTGATGTCCCTCTACCTGGAGGACTGGCGCGCCAAGGGCCTGCTCCCCACGCGCTGA
- a CDS encoding amino acid adenylation domain-containing protein, whose protein sequence is MSIAHLASKTAGNSPAVIEPNQGGLADLWHAQVALRPKDIAIHWGVKRITYDALDRRANQLANALKKKGVGEETPVALAMRQGIEATAALVALIKLGATCVPLDLQYPRDRIAYIMQDSRAQVLLSETATEEAKCTVGDITRICLERDREAVAREPETFSGPDDSAERRIYIMYTSGTTGRPKGVQLLARGIRRLIFENPLLVIRPGERVAQTSNLAFDMSLYEIWGTLLNGGLVVVIAKATLLDSHALREALRDMRVDVLSIGTAVFNMMAQAYPDAFSQLRRLIVGGERANARTFRAVLESQPPEQLVHAYGPTEVSIYSTTHQVRLQDTLGDSVTIGKPVAHTEAFLLDEHLRPLAPGQPGELCLAGVGLARGYLHQPELTAERFPTVSGLKDGEDLRIYRTGDLARWDENGNLEFLGRNDHQVKIYGHRIELDEVAKMLLQSGLLWDAVVTLQERPDGEKSLAAFVVPKEASPNLEEALRDFMLAQVSKQMVPSRFVVLERLPVNANGKVDRPALPKLLAQRS, encoded by the coding sequence ATGTCCATCGCCCATCTCGCATCCAAGACAGCGGGGAACAGCCCTGCGGTCATCGAACCCAACCAGGGAGGGCTCGCCGACCTGTGGCACGCGCAAGTCGCGCTCCGCCCCAAGGACATCGCCATCCATTGGGGCGTCAAACGCATCACCTACGACGCCCTGGACCGCCGGGCCAATCAACTCGCCAACGCCTTGAAGAAGAAGGGCGTGGGAGAGGAGACGCCCGTCGCCCTGGCCATGCGTCAGGGCATCGAGGCCACGGCGGCCCTGGTGGCCCTCATCAAACTGGGCGCCACCTGCGTGCCCCTAGACCTCCAGTATCCGCGTGATCGCATCGCCTACATCATGCAGGACTCACGGGCACAGGTGCTCCTCTCCGAGACGGCGACCGAGGAGGCGAAGTGCACCGTGGGGGACATCACCCGCATCTGCCTGGAGCGTGACCGGGAGGCCGTGGCGCGCGAGCCCGAAACGTTCTCGGGGCCCGACGACTCCGCAGAGCGACGCATCTACATCATGTACACCTCCGGGACCACGGGCCGTCCCAAGGGCGTGCAGCTGCTCGCCAGGGGTATCCGACGACTGATCTTCGAGAATCCCCTCCTGGTCATCCGTCCCGGGGAACGGGTGGCGCAGACGTCGAACCTCGCGTTCGACATGTCGCTGTATGAAATCTGGGGCACGCTCCTCAACGGGGGCCTGGTCGTGGTGATCGCCAAGGCCACGCTCCTGGATTCCCACGCCCTGCGCGAGGCCCTGCGCGACATGCGCGTCGACGTGCTGAGCATCGGGACCGCCGTGTTCAACATGATGGCCCAGGCCTACCCCGATGCCTTCAGCCAGCTGCGTCGGTTGATCGTGGGCGGGGAGCGCGCCAATGCCCGCACCTTCCGCGCGGTGCTCGAAAGCCAACCGCCGGAGCAGCTCGTCCACGCCTACGGGCCCACCGAGGTGTCCATCTACTCGACCACGCATCAGGTGCGGCTCCAGGACACCCTGGGCGACTCGGTGACCATCGGGAAGCCCGTGGCCCACACCGAGGCCTTCCTGCTCGACGAGCACCTGCGCCCCCTCGCCCCTGGACAACCGGGCGAGCTGTGCCTCGCGGGAGTGGGACTCGCACGGGGATATCTCCACCAGCCGGAGCTCACCGCGGAGCGATTCCCCACGGTGTCCGGGTTGAAGGACGGCGAGGACCTGCGCATCTACCGCACGGGCGACCTGGCGCGCTGGGACGAGAACGGGAACCTGGAGTTCCTGGGCCGTAACGACCACCAGGTGAAGATCTACGGCCACCGCATCGAGCTGGACGAGGTCGCCAAGATGCTCCTGCAGAGCGGGCTCCTCTGGGACGCGGTGGTGACGCTCCAGGAGAGGCCGGACGGCGAGAAGTCCCTGGCGGCCTTCGTGGTGCCCAAGGAGGCCTCACCGAACCTCGAGGAGGCGCTGCGGGACTTCATGCTCGCCCAGGTGTCGAAACAGATGGTTCCGTCCCGCTTCGTGGTGCTGGAGCGGCTCCCGGTGAATGCGAACGGAAAGGTGGATCGCCCGGCGCTGCCCAAACTCCTGGCGCAGCGGAGCTGA